A single Triticum dicoccoides isolate Atlit2015 ecotype Zavitan chromosome 2A, WEW_v2.0, whole genome shotgun sequence DNA region contains:
- the LOC119354881 gene encoding probable aldo-keto reductase 2, with product MASAPAAVPRVKLGSQGMEVSAQGLGCMGMSAFYGAPKPEPDMVALIRHAVAAGVTFLDTSDMYGPHTNEMLLGKALQGDMREKVDLATKFGISFADNKWNIRGDPAYVRAACEGSLKRLGVDCIDLYYQHRIDKNVPIEVTIGELKKLVEEGKIKYIGLSEASASTIRRAHAVHPITAVQLEWSLWSRDVEEDIIPTCRELGIGIVPYSPLGRGFFSGGAKLIDSLSDQDYRKHMPRFQPENLEKNTLIFERVNAMATRKGCTPSQLALAWVHHQGSDVCPIPGTTKIENFNQNVGALFVRLTPEEMAELESYATAGDVQGERYSEMASTWKYSETPPLSSLKAA from the exons ATGGCATCCGCTCCTGCGGCGGTTCCCCGCGTGAAGCTGGGCTCCCAGGGAATGGAGGTCTCGGCGCAGGGCCTCGGCTGCATGGGCATGTCCGCCTTCTACGGCGCGCCCAAGCCCGAGCCCGACATGGTCGCGCTCATCCGTCACGCCGTCGCCGCCGGAGTCACCTTTCTCGACACCTCCGACATGTACGGGCCGCACACCAACGAGATGCTGCTCGGCAAG GCGTTGCAAGGCGACATGAGGGAGAAGGTGGATCTGGCCACCAAGTTCGGCATCTCGTTCGCAGACAACAAGTGGAACATCCGGGGGGATCCAGCGTACGTGCGCGCGGCTTGCGAGGGCAGCCTCAAGCGGCTGGGTGTCGACTGTATTGATCTCTACTACCAGCACCGCATCGACAAAAATGTGCCCATCGAGGTCACG ATTGGCGAACTCAAGAAGCTAGTCGAAGAAGGAAAGATAAAATACATCGGACTATCTGAAGCATCTGCATCAACAATCAGAAGGGCTCATGCTGTCCATCCTATTACTGCAGTTCAGCTGGAGTGGTCATTATGGTCTAGAGATGTGGAAGAAGACATAATTCCAACTTGCAG AGAACTTGGAATCGGAATCGTACCTTACAGCCCACTTGGTAGAGGATTTTTCTCTGGTGGAGCAAAACTGATCGACTCGCTATCAGATCAGGACTACCGCAAG CATATGCCCAGATTCCAGCCAGAAAATCTTGAGAAGAATACCCTGATATTTGAGCGTGTTAACGCAATGGCAACAAGAAAAGGGTGCACACCATCACAACTTGCATTGGCCTGGGTTCATCATCAGGGGAGCGATGTTTGTCCCATACCTGGCACAACAAAAATCGAGAATTTCAACCAGAATGTGGGAGCACTATTTGTGAGGCTCACACCAGAGGAGATGGCCGAACTCGAGTCCTATGCCACTGCCGGTGATGTCCAGGGTGAGCGGTACTCTGAAATGGCGAGTACTTGGAAGTATTCTGAGACCCCTCCATTGTCATCCTTGAAAGCTGCGTAG